ATATATTTTTTTCTATAATGCAGCCTATAGATCCACAACCAGTTTCTAACGTTATAATAGAATCTCCAATCGTATACTGTTGTCGCTGAATAGTTAGTCTTTGTTTTGTGAATAGCGATACTATCTCTAACGTATAATCCCAAAAAACCACTCTTTGTTATTCTTAAGGTATATTCAACGTCGTCAGCCCATATAAAGAACTCTCTTAATGGTAATCCTACTCTTTCTATAACTTTTCTGTTAACTAGAAGAGAAACAAAAGATGCACTTTCCACTACTAGTACTTCTTTATCCTCATAAAAATTAAAGGGAATTCCATTGATAATGGGTTTTACGCTTGGAAGATTCATGAAGTGAGGGGTTCCATCTGTCCAAACTACTTTACTACATATAAACCCTATTTTTTTCTCATTTAAAATACTACTTTTTTCCTGCAACTTAAGAAGGGTTTCTTTCTCACTTACAGTGTCATCATCCATCAACCATAGCCAATCGTATCCTTTTTCATAAGCCCTTTTAACTCCTTCGTAGAAACCACCAGCACCACCAGTATTTTCATGCATACGAACATAGTGAAATCTGATAGACTGTCCATCTGTTAGATTTTTTAATTCAAATTCTTTTTCCCAAGGTTCGGTTAAATCCTTGGGAGGGAGTTTCTCTATATATCCTTTTTCTAAAAGCAACTCTGGGGTTCCATCGGTTGATGCATTGTCTATTAAGTAAATGGCTTGAACGGGTCTTGTCTGCTTACGTAAAGCATCTAAACATTCCATAAGAAGATTTTTTCTGTTATAAGTTACAACAACTGCACACACTGTATTTTTTTCTCTCATTTTCCTTTTCCGATAAATTGTTTCTCACATCCTTACAAAGATAAATTTTCAAGTTCTTCCACATCGAACAAAAAAAAGCTCTAATACTCTTTTACTTTCAGACACTAATCATCTATTTTTCTCTCTATAAAAGGATTCACAGAATCATACAAACCCAAGTCAACATTTCTATTCAATTTTTCCCTTAAGAAATTTTTTAATCTTGCAACCTCAAAAAGGTCCCTTTTTAAATTCTTAAGTTCCTCTACAATTTCCAATCTACTTTTTTTATTCACCATTTTTATGTAAACCCTTATGCAAGTTTCTCCTCAAATATCTCTAGTGCCCTTTTCACTACATCGTCCATATCATAGTAGCGATATTCCGCTAATCTTCCAACTAAGATAAGATTATCAAATTGCTTAGCAAGTTCTCTGTACTTATAATATCTTTCTCTATTTTCTTCAGTAAAGACTGGATAGTAAGGAATATCTCTTTCTACTCTATAAGTTTTGGGATATTCTCTAAGAATAACTGTTTTATTAGTTTCTACAGGATGAATATGTTTAAATTCTGTTATCCTTGTAAAGTCGTAATCATTGGGATAGTTAACAGTTGCTACTTCTTGAAAATATTCTGTTTCCAATGTTTCAAATTTTAAATCAAGTGAACGATACGGTAGTTCTCCAAGCTTATACTCAAACAATTCATCTATCATTCCTGTGAATATTACCTTTCCTTTAAATTCCTGTCCAAATAGATAGACTTTTTTGGTTTCTAAATCCACTTTCATAACTTCTTTGAAATCCGTGTTTAATAAAAGCTTTATGTTTGGATGAGAAAGCATTCTTTCAAAGATCTTTGTATAACCATCGACAGGAACAGCCTGATATCTATCATTAAAGTATCTGTCATCTCTTCCTACAAATACTGGTACTCTTGCAGTAACTTTGGGATCTATATCTTCAGGTTTCATTCCCCACTGCTTGGCAGTATAGTTTATAAACACTTTTTCATAAATGTATTCAGCAAGAAATTTGAGATCCTTTTCATTTTCTTTCTTAAGTTCAAGAATAGGTATTTTAGAGTTATAAGAAAACCTACTTAAAAGTTTTTCCTCTATTCTCTTTGCTAAAGAGTTAGGAAATACCATATGAAGAGTATTTAAATTAAAAGGAATTGGAACCTTTTTCCCATCAATGAATGCTAAAACTTTATGGTGGTATATATGCCAATTTGTAAAGTTAGAAAGGTAATCAAAAACTTCTTTGTAGTTTGTGTGGAAGAGGTGTGGTCCGTACTTATGAACTATTATCCCCTCTTTAGTCCTGTAGTCGTAGCAATTACCACCTATATGGTTCCTTTTTTCTATTACTAAAACTTTTTTATTCAGAACACTTGCAATTCTTTCTGCAATAACACTTCCAGCAAATCCTGAACCTACTACGATATAATCAAACATTATCTCACTCCAGCCAATGAGATAGATCTCTTTTTATTAATTCTTGCAGCCGTAATATATCTTCTTCATAGAGGTTCTTTAAATATTCTCTTGTTTCTGCTTTCATTTGTGGCTTTTCAAGATTTTTCTGGATCAATTTAGTCTGAATTTTTTGCCTTACATCTTTAGGAATCAAAGCTTTCACGAAAGGCTTAATAGCACTCTTCAAAAGATTAGGTTGTGTTAAAAAATGGTGCAAAAATCTATTTTTTGGAACACCAGAGACATTAAACTTCATTCCAATACTTATAGAAACAAACGAATCATCAACTTCTAAAAATCTGTATATATCTTGAACGACTATAAGAGGA
This region of Desulfurobacteriaceae bacterium genomic DNA includes:
- a CDS encoding glycosyltransferase family 2 protein, translating into MREKNTVCAVVVTYNRKNLLMECLDALRKQTRPVQAIYLIDNASTDGTPELLLEKGYIEKLPPKDLTEPWEKEFELKNLTDGQSIRFHYVRMHENTGGAGGFYEGVKRAYEKGYDWLWLMDDDTVSEKETLLKLQEKSSILNEKKIGFICSKVVWTDGTPHFMNLPSVKPIINGIPFNFYEDKEVLVVESASFVSLLVNRKVIERVGLPLREFFIWADDVEYTLRITKSGFLGLYVRDSIAIHKTKTNYSATTVYDWRFYYNVRNWLWIYRLHYRKKY
- the glf gene encoding UDP-galactopyranose mutase, producing MFDYIVVGSGFAGSVIAERIASVLNKKVLVIEKRNHIGGNCYDYRTKEGIIVHKYGPHLFHTNYKEVFDYLSNFTNWHIYHHKVLAFIDGKKVPIPFNLNTLHMVFPNSLAKRIEEKLLSRFSYNSKIPILELKKENEKDLKFLAEYIYEKVFINYTAKQWGMKPEDIDPKVTARVPVFVGRDDRYFNDRYQAVPVDGYTKIFERMLSHPNIKLLLNTDFKEVMKVDLETKKVYLFGQEFKGKVIFTGMIDELFEYKLGELPYRSLDLKFETLETEYFQEVATVNYPNDYDFTRITEFKHIHPVETNKTVILREYPKTYRVERDIPYYPVFTEENRERYYKYRELAKQFDNLILVGRLAEYRYYDMDDVVKRALEIFEEKLA
- a CDS encoding sulfotransferase — translated: PLIVVQDIYRFLEVDDSFVSISIGMKFNVSGVPKNRFLHHFLTQPNLLKSAIKPFVKALIPKDVRQKIQTKLIQKNLEKPQMKAETREYLKNLYEEDILRLQELIKRDLSHWLE